A window of Nitratireductor kimnyeongensis genomic DNA:
TACGAACTCGCTTAGCACCGCATTCCGCCAGCAGGTCAGTTGCCGTCCCGAACAAGCTTGCGGGTAATCGCAAAACGAACCGCCGACGGCAATGCATGCAACAGTTTGATTGCAATCTTCATCTTCCAGGGGAAAATAATCTCGTATCGCCCGGAATCGAGCCCTTCTTCTATAGCCGCTGCGGCCTCCTCCGCTGAGATCAGGAATGGCATCGGGAAATCGTTGCGCGCCGTCAGAGGCGTATCCACGAATCCGGGATTGATGATGTTCAGCGAGACGTTTCTGCGCTCGGCCTCCGGCTTCATTGCCTCGCACAGATTGTTGAGCGCAGCCTTGGTCGCACCATAGGATGCGCCACCGGGCAAACCGTTATAACCAGCCACAGAAGCCATGACGGCGATCTTGCCCCGCCCGCGCTGCATCATCGTTTCCAGCAGCGGTTCAAGTGCATTCAAGGTGCCTTGCAGATTGACGGAAATCATCGACTGCGCGGTTTCGGCACTGAAGTCGAAAGCCCCGTCGCGCTTGTAGGTACCCGCTGCGAGGACAGCCATGTCGAGCGCCCCCAGATCACGCTCAATCTGCCGATGAACCCGTTTGGTCCCCGCCATATCGGTGACATCGAGCGGATAAGGGAAGATGCGCCCCGCCTGCTCGTTCGCCAATGCTTCCAGCGCTTCTACGCTTCTGGCACTGGCCGCCACGTGCCACCCGCTGCGCGCCAGGCGCAACGCCAGCGCGCGCCCGATGCCGGAACTGGCACCTGTGATCCACACTGTCCCTTTGGCGTCTTTGCCTGTCATCACGCTCATACTCCTCTGTTTCCAGAGACTACGCTTCGAAACAGGGGTCGGATCACCCACGGAAGTGTCTCGTGAAGGAACCGGGAAAGCGCTTCACCTTATCAGGCGTCCACATAGAAGGGATGACGTGCCGTTGCACCACCTTGCTCAAAAAGTCCGAGATCACAGGGACAAAGCGAAAAAGAGTGGTTGGCCATGTGTCGGCCGGGAATGAACTGGCTTTGATGCGGCAGCGTGACCGAAATCAAGGCTATATCAAGCCGTTTGTTGCGGAGAATTGCCCCCCGGGGCCGTATCCACTCATGGGAATTGAGGCTACCACGCATTCCGGCGGCAGCCTCAAGACAATGTCAGAGAAAGAGATCCGCGATGATTGCCGATCCGACATAGGTGCCCGTCATCACGAATACGGCCACGATAAAGAGCTTCCAGCCCGAGGACTTGGCGATTGAGATTTCGCGACTGGTGATCGCGATACCGGCATAAGCCAGACACGGCGTGGCAAGCGTGAGAAAGTTCACGTGGCTCACCTTGTCCAGAACCCAGGCACTGCCGGGTGTCCAGGGCAAAGTTGCGAGGATGCCCACGAGTGAGATCCAGGCGACCGAAGGCAGGTTGATTGGAACCACATGTGTCAGGATCAGTCCAATCATTGCGATGACGTAAAGGACGGCAAGGCCGACCAGTCCCTGGATGACCGTGGCATCTGTCGCAACCGTGTTCCCCACAAGCGCAATGAGGGATACGGCGGCCAGCAGCACGGCATGCTGGCCAAGATCGGGCTTCGTGTTTGCTTCGTAGTCGACGGGAAGTTCAGCAGTGCTCATGATCATTCTCCGACGTTGCTGGCTGCGGGCTCTTTACGGCCCAGAAGGTCATAGAGTTTCTCGGTCACCGGCAAGGCCACAAAGATGCACAGGTAAAGGCCGGTTGCATATGTCAGAACATTGCTGGCCCCGGCGAGAGCAAGAATTTGCTCTTCCATCGCCGGTACGGCGTGAGACAACGCGCCGGAGCAAGCCGCCATCATCGAACCCGATCCGATGCCGCACGCCATCGCTAGCGCCTCGATGCTGAACCAGCCAGAGGTCGCAAGAAGCGATGCGAGAATGGCAAAAATGAAGGTCCCGAAAAGCGTACCGATGACATAGACGCCCATAACGCCGGCACCCTCGGCGGATTTCAGCCCGTATTTGTCGGCGATGATCGCGATGTTCGGTTCACGGGCGACGGAGAATGTGGCGCCCACTGCCTCACGCCCCATACCGAGCACCAGAACGGCAACCGGGAAAGCAAGCAGGATCGTGCCCAGATTACCGAGCTCCTGCAAGATCAACGCAGGCCCCGCGGCAATGATCTTTTCCATTGACGGACCGATGATCGTCCCGAATTTGGCGATGAACGGCATGATTGCGATCACGATCAGCGGTGACGCAGCACGGACCTCACGTTGCCCCATCCAGCCTTCCACCTTGCGAATGACGTTGGGATTGAGAATGAGCCCCATCACGAAGGCATACAGCAGTGGCAGAAGCAGGATCGAGCCGATGCCGATCGGCACGGCTATTACGCCGATGGCCTCTGCGATGATGGTAATGACCACCACGCTCAGATGAAGGCGCCAGTCCAACAATCTGTCTTTCGTCTTTTCCATTGAGATCCCCTCTCGTAAGCCCGCCCCATTCTTAACGCGGGCCGGGATGGAACAAAGGGCGGCCCCGAGGGACCGCCCATGCGGTTCAGCCCGGCGCGTAACCGAAGCCGATGGTTGGATCGGATGCGGTCTCGACCCAGACTGATTTGGTGGTCGTGTAGGCAGCAAGCGCCTCCCGACCGGAAGAGCGCCCATAACCCGACTGGCCAAAACCGCCGAAAGGCGACATCACATGGATTGTCTTGTAGCTATTGATCCAGAAGGTGCCTGCACGAACTTTTGCTGCAATGCGGTGCGCGCGGCCCACATCCTTGGTCCATACCGCTC
This region includes:
- a CDS encoding SDR family NAD(P)-dependent oxidoreductase, with translation MSVMTGKDAKGTVWITGASSGIGRALALRLARSGWHVAASARSVEALEALANEQAGRIFPYPLDVTDMAGTKRVHRQIERDLGALDMAVLAAGTYKRDGAFDFSAETAQSMISVNLQGTLNALEPLLETMMQRGRGKIAVMASVAGYNGLPGGASYGATKAALNNLCEAMKPEAERRNVSLNIINPGFVDTPLTARNDFPMPFLISAEEAAAAIEEGLDSGRYEIIFPWKMKIAIKLLHALPSAVRFAITRKLVRDGN
- a CDS encoding DUF3100 domain-containing protein; translation: MEKTKDRLLDWRLHLSVVVITIIAEAIGVIAVPIGIGSILLLPLLYAFVMGLILNPNVIRKVEGWMGQREVRAASPLIVIAIMPFIAKFGTIIGPSMEKIIAAGPALILQELGNLGTILLAFPVAVLVLGMGREAVGATFSVAREPNIAIIADKYGLKSAEGAGVMGVYVIGTLFGTFIFAILASLLATSGWFSIEALAMACGIGSGSMMAACSGALSHAVPAMEEQILALAGASNVLTYATGLYLCIFVALPVTEKLYDLLGRKEPAASNVGE